Proteins from a single region of Desulfovibrio sp. Huiquan2017:
- the mdoH gene encoding glucans biosynthesis glucosyltransferase MdoH, with protein MQRDAQKSRAQFSTAKRRSVLTLLILIPSALASAYVGSVLPEKGSTPLELAIIIVYSILFAWISVGFWTAIMGWFTLMRRYDRFTASHALSEPLEPESAPRTAVLFPICNEDTPRVMAGVKTTYLSLQRTGKTEQFDIHILSDSGSADKWMEEEAAWAGLVEELGAQERIFYRNRKVNLKRKSGNVADFCRRHGRSYTYMAVFDADSVMRGDTLCDMVHIMERRPRIGILQTAPACFGRETLLGRLQQFANRAYGPMFAAGLHFWQLGDAQYWGHNALIRVEPFMRHCGLPRLSGNPPLGGDILSHDFVEASLMRRAGWEVWLAFDLTGSWEENPPNLLSELKRDRRWCQGNLQHLRLLFTEGLFPAHRVLFLNGAMSYVSALLWFLFLMLSSAEAVLQAMVGPSYFAATRSLFPSWPVWQPLWALVLLGTTGVLLFFPKVLSYLIIVFKTRQAKQFGGALKLLSSIVLEVAFSALLAPIRMFFHSKFVCITLLGRKIGWGSQQRDDRPTTWGDALRFHGGGTLFGLLWGGIVWLYAPRFFWWIAPIVLPIVLSMPLSVLTSHDGPGRWLRKKGLLLIPEETCPDQEIRDVTRFTAEMEAAPVPLNLPRQAGFLRALLDPAVNGLRRALLLRHKRNPGEAARKRSASLTEKVLTAGPNALSPGEKLTLLRDPDGLLAVHRQAWTADDGAVRRAWLKQA; from the coding sequence ATGCAACGCGATGCGCAGAAGTCCCGCGCCCAGTTCTCCACCGCCAAACGCCGCTCGGTGCTGACCCTGCTCATCCTGATCCCGTCGGCCCTGGCCAGTGCCTACGTCGGATCCGTGCTGCCCGAAAAGGGGTCCACCCCGCTGGAGCTGGCCATCATCATCGTCTACTCGATCCTCTTCGCCTGGATATCCGTCGGGTTCTGGACGGCCATCATGGGCTGGTTCACGTTGATGCGCCGCTATGACCGCTTTACGGCCAGTCACGCCCTGAGCGAACCGCTGGAGCCGGAATCCGCCCCGCGCACGGCCGTGCTCTTCCCCATTTGCAATGAGGATACGCCGAGGGTCATGGCCGGGGTCAAGACCACTTACCTCTCCCTGCAACGCACGGGAAAGACGGAGCAATTCGACATCCACATCCTGAGCGACTCCGGCAGCGCGGACAAATGGATGGAGGAAGAGGCCGCCTGGGCCGGGCTGGTGGAGGAACTCGGAGCGCAAGAGCGCATCTTCTACCGCAACCGAAAGGTGAACCTGAAGCGCAAGAGCGGCAACGTAGCCGACTTCTGCCGCCGCCATGGCCGAAGCTACACTTACATGGCCGTGTTCGACGCGGACAGCGTCATGCGCGGCGACACCCTGTGCGACATGGTCCACATCATGGAGCGGCGGCCCCGCATCGGCATCCTGCAAACCGCGCCCGCCTGCTTCGGGCGGGAAACCCTGCTCGGGCGGCTGCAACAGTTCGCCAACCGCGCCTACGGCCCCATGTTCGCGGCCGGACTGCACTTCTGGCAGCTGGGCGACGCCCAATACTGGGGCCACAACGCGCTCATCCGCGTGGAACCGTTCATGCGCCACTGCGGCCTGCCCCGGCTGTCGGGCAATCCGCCTCTGGGCGGCGACATCCTCAGTCACGACTTCGTGGAAGCCTCGCTCATGCGCCGCGCCGGGTGGGAAGTTTGGCTGGCCTTCGACCTGACCGGCAGTTGGGAGGAGAACCCGCCCAACCTGCTCTCGGAGCTGAAACGCGACCGGCGCTGGTGCCAGGGCAATCTGCAACACCTCCGCCTGCTGTTCACCGAAGGGCTCTTCCCGGCCCACCGGGTGCTTTTTCTCAACGGCGCCATGAGCTACGTCTCGGCCCTGTTGTGGTTCCTCTTCCTGATGCTATCCTCGGCCGAGGCCGTGCTCCAAGCCATGGTCGGACCGAGCTACTTCGCGGCAACGCGCTCCCTGTTCCCGTCCTGGCCCGTATGGCAGCCCCTCTGGGCCCTGGTTCTGCTGGGCACCACGGGCGTCCTGCTCTTCTTTCCCAAGGTCCTGAGCTACCTGATAATCGTGTTCAAGACCCGACAGGCAAAACAGTTCGGCGGCGCATTGAAGTTGCTGTCGAGTATTGTCCTGGAAGTGGCCTTCTCGGCATTGCTCGCACCCATACGCATGTTTTTCCATAGCAAGTTTGTGTGCATCACCCTGCTTGGCCGGAAAATAGGCTGGGGGTCGCAACAGCGCGACGACCGACCGACCACCTGGGGCGACGCTCTGCGTTTTCACGGCGGGGGCACCCTCTTTGGACTACTTTGGGGCGGAATCGTCTGGCTCTATGCCCCGCGCTTTTTCTGGTGGATCGCCCCCATCGTCCTGCCCATCGTCCTGTCCATGCCCCTGTCCGTGTTGACCAGCCACGACGGCCCAGGCCGCTGGCTGCGCAAGAAGGGACTGCTCCTCATTCCCGAGGAGACCTGCCCGGATCAAGAAATTCGGGATGTGACCCGCTTCACGGCCGAAATGGAGGCCGCGCCCGTGCCCCTCAATCTGCCCCGCCAGGCGGGCTTCCTGCGCGCGCTGCTCGACCCGGCAGTCAACGGCCTGCGCCGCGCCCTGCTCCTGCGCCACAAGCGTAATCCGGGCGAAGCAGCCCGCAAACGAAGCGCCAGCCTGACGGAAAAGGTGTTGACGGCGGGTCCCAACGCCCTGTCCCCCGGCGAAAAGCTGACCTTGTTGCGCGACCCGGACGGTCTCCTGGCCGTGCATCGCCAGGCCTGGACCGCCGACGACGGCGCCGTGCGCCGGGCATGGCTCAAACAGGCCTGA
- a CDS encoding cytochrome c biogenesis protein CcdA encodes MEPFGLAPDAIRTGSPGGVLLALTLHIEKDWYAYSNVPGETGKPTRLTATAADGTSLAVFYPKGEDKPDSYDPTITVAAYHDGTTLFVLVPNGLKRPFPVNLSLDLLLCHPTKCVPARVESAFGQAELDAGALPAAAAQPWWDDFRHMARGTAQSPAEPAPEADAAVINWQFAPTYFQPGLEVGGLLSAVLMGLLAGLILNIMPCVLPVVSLKLSSLLGAGADGDPHARIRAFREHNVFFVLGVLTFFLILALVLGATGSAWGALFQNRWLVFGMAAIMGALALSLFGLFHLPVIDLKFGAGHNTPRKQAFFTGMLTTLLATPCSGPFLGGVLGWALIQGPVIIATVFVSIGLGMSAPYLLLIVSPGLSRFLPRSGPWIVYVEKGIAFFLLGTAFYLLGIALGGASMRILAPLWVILFGGWLWVRSRPLRQGTQLVLRIAMLVLLAATVYWTLPMQTQSDPWEQFSPATLDRDLGGEKIFLEFTADWCPTCKALEATVMTRKNVTTWKERYGVRFIKVDMTKRDPEAEALLAALGSRSLPTAAVFRVNGRETPVVIRDLYTADQLESLLKSL; translated from the coding sequence ATGGAACCGTTCGGCCTGGCCCCGGACGCGATTAGAACCGGTTCTCCGGGCGGCGTCCTGCTGGCCCTGACCCTGCACATCGAAAAGGATTGGTACGCCTATTCCAACGTGCCGGGCGAGACGGGCAAGCCCACGCGGCTGACGGCCACCGCCGCCGACGGGACCTCCCTGGCCGTGTTCTATCCCAAAGGCGAGGACAAGCCGGATTCCTACGATCCGACGATCACCGTGGCCGCGTACCACGACGGGACCACCCTATTCGTTCTGGTGCCCAACGGCCTGAAACGCCCCTTCCCGGTGAATCTGTCCCTGGACCTGCTCCTGTGCCACCCGACCAAGTGCGTCCCGGCCCGGGTCGAATCCGCCTTCGGACAGGCCGAACTCGACGCCGGCGCCCTCCCGGCCGCCGCCGCACAACCGTGGTGGGACGACTTCCGGCACATGGCTCGCGGCACGGCGCAGTCCCCGGCCGAGCCTGCCCCCGAGGCCGATGCGGCCGTCATAAACTGGCAATTTGCCCCGACCTACTTCCAGCCGGGACTCGAAGTGGGCGGTCTGCTCTCGGCCGTGCTCATGGGGCTTTTGGCAGGACTCATCCTCAACATCATGCCGTGCGTCCTGCCGGTGGTCAGCCTGAAGCTCTCCTCCCTGCTCGGAGCCGGGGCCGACGGAGACCCACACGCGCGTATCCGGGCCTTCCGCGAGCACAACGTCTTTTTCGTGCTCGGCGTATTGACCTTCTTCCTGATTCTGGCCCTGGTCCTGGGCGCCACGGGCTCGGCCTGGGGGGCGCTGTTCCAGAACCGCTGGCTGGTATTCGGCATGGCCGCAATCATGGGCGCCCTGGCCCTGAGCCTGTTCGGCCTGTTCCACCTGCCGGTCATCGACCTCAAATTCGGGGCCGGGCACAACACCCCGCGCAAGCAGGCGTTCTTCACCGGAATGCTGACGACCCTGCTGGCCACCCCATGCAGCGGCCCGTTTCTGGGCGGCGTGCTCGGTTGGGCACTCATCCAGGGGCCGGTGATCATCGCCACGGTTTTCGTTTCCATCGGCCTGGGCATGTCCGCGCCCTACTTGCTGCTCATAGTGAGCCCCGGCCTGTCACGCTTCCTGCCTCGGTCCGGACCGTGGATCGTGTACGTGGAAAAGGGCATCGCCTTCTTCCTGCTGGGCACGGCCTTCTATCTGCTCGGCATCGCCTTGGGCGGCGCGAGCATGCGCATCCTCGCCCCCTTGTGGGTCATCCTGTTCGGCGGCTGGCTGTGGGTCCGCTCCCGCCCTCTCCGGCAGGGGACCCAACTCGTCCTGCGCATCGCCATGCTCGTGCTCCTGGCCGCCACGGTCTACTGGACTCTCCCCATGCAAACCCAATCCGATCCGTGGGAGCAATTCTCTCCCGCCACACTCGACCGCGACCTGGGCGGCGAAAAGATCTTCCTGGAATTCACCGCCGACTGGTGTCCCACCTGCAAGGCCCTTGAGGCCACGGTCATGACCAGGAAAAACGTAACCACGTGGAAGGAGCGCTACGGCGTCCGCTTCATCAAGGTGGACATGACCAAACGCGACCCCGAGGCCGAGGCGCTGCTGGCCGCGCTGGGCAGCCGCAGCCTGCCCACGGCTGCCGTGTTCCGGGTCAACGGTCGCGAGACCCCGGTGGTCATCCGCGATCTGTACACAGCCGACCA